One Gossypium hirsutum isolate 1008001.06 chromosome A11, Gossypium_hirsutum_v2.1, whole genome shotgun sequence genomic window carries:
- the LOC107944286 gene encoding probable receptor-like protein kinase At1g33260 produces the protein MDVIKFVCWCQCCWNIPSISSFLLLPTLFFSSSSFTTFVIASTVSPPTALTVSLKATQSPLFYPQLAVIVAVSLLLFAMGFLLKFLKRRKHTAATGRADEEKGKDGEQRGVRKFKWDEIKDLTKGFSRLIGQGGFSNVYLANWSGSNLGAVKILVGNDRLNQVFKQELDILTRIRHENIVKFLGYCDDQEEGAIVFEYISNGNLQDKLHGNEKNFLPWKTRTAIAFQLTAAIEYLHEKCSLQIVHGDIKASNILLDERFNCKLCDFGSAKMGFSSAVMPPSSRTKQIMVGSPGYTDPHYLRTGIASKKNDVYSLGVIILELVTGLEAFCPERGQLLTTMVAPKLRDIAKCGRAEETVAEMVDRRLGGEFDLEEAKALLLIVELCLHRSPTVRPSASQILEMMKDKIGAVDSLFSPTKGCRC, from the exons ATGGATGTCATAAAGTTTGTCTGCTGGTGCCAATGTTGTTGGAACATCCCATCCatttcttcctttttattattaccAACACTCttcttttcatcttcttcattcaccACTTTCGTCATCGCTTCCACCGTTTCTCCACCGACAGCGCTGACAGTTTCTTTAAAAGCAACTCAATCGCCGCTGTTTTATCCTCAACTCGCTGTTATCGTCGCTGTTTCTCTTCTTTTGTTTGCTATGGGATTCTTGTTGAAATTCCTTAAACGCCGGAAACACACGGCGGCGACTGGTCGGGCCGATGAAGAGAAGGGAAAAGATGGGGAACAAAGGGGTGTTAGGAAATTTAAATGGGATGAGATTAAGGATTTGACTAAAGGATTTTCGCGGTTGATCGGACAAGGTGGGTTCAGTAATGTGTACTTGGCTAACTGGTCGGGTTCTAATCTCGGAGCAGTTAAGATCCTTGTCGGAAATGATAGATTAAATCAAGTGTTTAAACAGGAACTGGACATTTTAACCAGAATCCGACATGAAAACATCGTTAAATTCCTCGGTTACTGCGATGATCAAG AGGAAGGTGCCATTGTGTTTGAATACATTTCAAATGGAAATTTACAAGACAAACTCCATGGAAATGAAAAGAATTTTCTTCCGTGGAAAACCCGAACCGCCATAGCTTTTCAGCTTACTGCAGCAATTGAATACTTGCACGAAAAATGCAGCCTGCAAATAGTTCACGGCGATATCAAAGCTTCAAACATCTTATTAGACGAGCGTTTCAACTGTAAACTCTGCGATTTCGGGTCGGCGAAGATGGGTTTCTCGTCGGCGGTAATGCCTCCGTCGTCGAGGACGAAGCAAATAATGGTAGGCTCACCGGGTTACACCGACCCTCATTACTTGAGGACCGGTATCGCTTCAAAGAAGAACGATGTTTACAGTTTGGGTGTTATTATTTTGGAGCTTGTGACTGGTCTGGAAGCTTTTTGTCCCGAAAGGGGACAACTATTGACGACAATGGTGGCGCCGAAATTAAGGGATATTGCGAAGTGTGGTAGGGCGGAGGAGACGGTGGCGGAAATGGTTGATCGGCGTTTAGGTGGTGagtttgatttggaagaagcaaaAGCTTTGCTTTTGATCGTTGAACTTTGTCTTCACCGGTCACCTACTGTTAGGCCTTCAGCTTCACAAATCTTGGAAATGATGAAGGATAAAATCGGTGCCGTTGATTCTCTGTTTTCGCCAACTAAAGGTTGCCGGTGTTGA